Proteins encoded in a region of the Petrotoga mexicana DSM 14811 genome:
- a CDS encoding UPF0175 family protein produces MKTISINLPDFIDLNEKEIKLLIATKLYEEGKLSLGEAAQLSELSKRAFIEILGRFDNSLFNYNDEELRNDVKNA; encoded by the coding sequence ATGAAAACTATATCTATTAATCTACCAGATTTTATTGATTTAAATGAAAAAGAAATTAAATTACTAATCGCTACAAAATTATATGAAGAAGGCAAGTTATCCTTAGGAGAAGCCGCACAATTATCAGAACTTTCCAAGAGAGCTTTTATTGAAATATTGGGTCGTTTCGATAACTCGCTATTTAATTACAACGATGAAGAATTAAGAAATGATGTAAAAAATGCCTAA
- a CDS encoding pyruvate carboxylase subunit B: MNKKPYIVDTTLRDGQQSLIATRLKMEDFEDQLIDFDQVGYYAMEVWGGATYDSCIRYLNEDPWERLKTIKEKLKNTKIQMLLRGQNLVGYRNYADDVVELFVNKVADYNMDIIRVFDALNDIRNLEKSIEVAKKRNIHVQGAISYTVSPVHNLEYYLNYTKELVERGVDSIVIKDMAGLLKPKDAYDLVKEIKKKFNILVDIHSHATTGLASMAYFAGVEAGADIIDLALSPFANGTSEPALEPFVYTYDLDLNTKIIMKLVEHFWNVRSKYSEYDVKMESIDARILNAQIPGGMLSNLISQLKSQKAEDKLNDVLQEVPRVRKDLGYPPLVTPTSQIVGVQAVLNVLTGKRYSMITNEVKNYLKGLYGKSPAPVDEELYKLALGNEKPIDHRPADDLEPELEKAKKEIGILAQSEEDLLTYVLFKEVGKKFLKNKYVRSLNIDLNLAESFQNEDTVIYPI, translated from the coding sequence ATGAATAAAAAACCATATATAGTTGATACAACATTAAGAGATGGTCAACAATCTTTAATCGCAACGAGATTAAAGATGGAAGATTTTGAAGATCAATTGATAGACTTCGATCAGGTTGGATATTATGCTATGGAAGTATGGGGTGGAGCCACTTACGATTCATGTATAAGATATCTTAACGAAGATCCATGGGAAAGGCTAAAAACTATAAAAGAGAAATTAAAAAACACAAAAATTCAAATGCTTTTGAGAGGACAAAATTTAGTCGGATACAGAAATTACGCAGATGACGTAGTAGAATTATTTGTAAACAAAGTAGCAGATTACAACATGGATATTATAAGGGTTTTCGATGCTTTAAACGACATTCGTAACTTGGAAAAGTCCATAGAGGTTGCAAAAAAAAGAAATATTCACGTTCAAGGTGCTATATCTTATACCGTTAGTCCTGTTCATAATTTAGAATATTATTTAAATTATACAAAAGAATTAGTGGAAAGAGGCGTCGATTCAATTGTTATAAAAGATATGGCAGGGTTGTTAAAACCAAAGGATGCATATGATTTGGTAAAAGAAATCAAGAAGAAATTCAACATCCTTGTTGATATTCATTCTCATGCAACCACAGGTCTTGCCTCTATGGCTTATTTTGCCGGAGTGGAAGCTGGAGCAGACATTATAGATTTAGCGTTGAGTCCTTTTGCTAATGGGACCTCAGAACCAGCGCTCGAACCTTTTGTCTACACATATGACTTAGATCTAAATACAAAAATAATAATGAAATTAGTTGAACATTTTTGGAATGTAAGATCGAAATACAGTGAGTACGATGTCAAGATGGAATCAATAGATGCCAGAATATTAAATGCTCAAATCCCTGGAGGTATGCTTTCTAATTTAATTTCTCAATTGAAGTCCCAAAAGGCTGAAGATAAATTAAACGATGTTCTACAAGAAGTGCCTAGAGTTCGAAAAGATTTAGGGTATCCTCCTTTGGTAACTCCCACTAGTCAGATCGTTGGAGTCCAAGCTGTTTTAAACGTATTAACAGGTAAAAGATATTCGATGATAACCAACGAGGTAAAAAATTATTTGAAAGGTTTATATGGAAAATCTCCTGCCCCAGTAGACGAAGAATTATACAAATTAGCTTTGGGCAATGAGAAACCTATCGACCATAGACCAGCAGACGATTTAGAACCTGAGCTAGAAAAAGCAAAAAAGGAGATAGGTATATTAGCTCAAAGTGAAGAAGACTTATTAACCTATGTTTTATTCAAAGAAGTTGGTAAAAAATTCTTGAAAAATAAATATGTTCGTTCTCTTAACATCGACCTAAACCTAGCGGAAAGCTTTCAGAATGAAGATACGGTCATTTATCCTATTTAA
- a CDS encoding sugar ABC transporter substrate-binding protein: MKKGLILTLVMLVGVLSLFSQTLTVWSSEKQVDFIKRIGQEFTRDTGINVDVQMVTFGDIKSKFLTAAQAGEGPDIIVGAHDWVGELALNGLIEPIPKSAIELDKFVPAAIQAFTYEGKLYGLPYSTEAVGLFYNRDYVSDEEVPTSIDELKALAKEFTTDETVGFAVTANDFYHVYGFFSGYGAYVFDYDPQTGYDITDIGLNNEGAIQAGYLLKSFFDEGIMPQGMNYNIMDSMFMDGLAAMIINGPWAVKAYLDAGVDFGVVPLTSIEVEPGKTMKPFVGVQGLMINSRSENKAFAMEFIINYLATAEGIYQFYISDPRLPSRVDVSQIIEEQGGPVPAEIVDAFTESAAGGEPMPNIPAMQSVWQPMNDALNNIINGTQTPEDALNDAVSKIKAAL; this comes from the coding sequence ATGAAAAAAGGCTTAATTTTAACTTTGGTAATGTTGGTAGGAGTACTTTCGCTATTTTCACAAACGTTAACCGTGTGGTCTTCTGAAAAACAGGTCGATTTCATAAAAAGGATCGGTCAGGAGTTTACCAGGGATACTGGAATAAATGTTGATGTCCAAATGGTTACTTTCGGTGATATCAAGTCAAAATTCCTAACTGCAGCACAGGCAGGGGAAGGTCCAGATATAATAGTTGGAGCTCACGACTGGGTTGGTGAATTAGCATTAAATGGTTTAATTGAACCTATTCCAAAATCTGCTATCGAACTTGACAAATTTGTTCCAGCCGCAATTCAGGCATTCACCTATGAAGGTAAGTTGTATGGATTGCCTTACTCCACGGAAGCCGTTGGTTTATTCTATAACCGTGATTATGTAAGCGATGAAGAAGTTCCAACAAGTATAGACGAGCTAAAGGCATTAGCAAAAGAGTTTACCACGGATGAAACGGTTGGATTCGCTGTTACTGCAAACGATTTTTATCATGTTTATGGTTTCTTTAGTGGATACGGTGCATATGTTTTTGATTACGATCCTCAAACTGGTTACGATATAACCGACATCGGATTGAACAATGAAGGAGCGATACAAGCGGGATATCTTTTGAAGAGCTTCTTCGACGAAGGTATAATGCCACAAGGTATGAACTACAATATTATGGATTCTATGTTCATGGATGGTTTGGCGGCTATGATAATAAACGGTCCATGGGCTGTAAAAGCATACTTAGATGCGGGTGTGGATTTTGGCGTAGTTCCACTAACAAGCATAGAGGTTGAGCCAGGTAAAACGATGAAACCGTTTGTTGGTGTACAAGGTTTGATGATCAATTCTAGGTCAGAAAACAAGGCATTCGCTATGGAATTCATTATTAATTACTTAGCAACAGCTGAAGGAATATATCAATTCTATATCTCTGACCCAAGGTTACCGTCAAGAGTTGATGTTTCTCAGATAATTGAGGAACAAGGTGGACCGGTTCCTGCTGAGATAGTTGATGCCTTCACTGAAAGTGCTGCAGGTGGAGAACCAATGCCTAACATACCTGCAATGCAATCTGTATGGCAACCTATGAATGATGCTCTTAACAATATTATAAACGGGACACAAACACCAGAAGATGCTCTAAACGATGCCGTATCAAAGATAAAAGCAGCTTTGTAA
- a CDS encoding ABC transporter permease subunit, with translation MNKFTTFLIWIFIGVMNALLVWAILLLFILANYGLGVVISIFLVLTDWAIFSKKAYPYRYTLPALFFLFVLTIYPIYYTIDTSFTNYGTGHLFTRTNAIDTLLTDPTYYFEPEDPKAYDFKVFVRYDEQYKPTEDFLLLLYDDKNMYLSEKPVTLEYDSRGNLIYAESELFPVENDEVNINDTTYTLIRPTESLGTTGSDSIIAIEKNGGIRYAYFYSPVDPLTSTNSAFYNSVLRQNYLKSLNLVLQDQNFRLSSSTIFKKFSEAYRVYDTSVKVIVDGEREIYKTVVVNTLTNKELVERDSAFWDYNENGELYRLIGYKDYIGGENFAKIITDPRISGPFFKIFGWTFAYAGLSVLLTFVVGLAFALVLNDANLKGKVVYRTLLIIPWAIPAFISVLVWRNGFFNETYGIINRFILGNLGIEPVKWLNDPFWAKVAILITNTWLGFPYMMTISLGALQSIPGELYEAAVIDGATRWKQFRQITLPLLMVAVAPLLVMSFAFNFNNFTLIYLLTGGGPAMAGTNTPAGSTDILISYVYKLAFEGSQGQDFGFASAISMIIFAIIAVFSYFNFRFSGSFEEVSR, from the coding sequence ATGAATAAGTTCACTACGTTTTTAATATGGATATTCATTGGGGTGATGAATGCACTTCTTGTATGGGCGATACTTCTTTTATTCATACTTGCCAACTATGGATTAGGTGTAGTTATAAGTATTTTTCTTGTTTTGACCGATTGGGCGATTTTTTCTAAAAAAGCTTACCCATACAGATATACGTTACCTGCTTTGTTTTTTCTCTTCGTTTTAACTATATATCCAATTTATTATACGATAGATACCTCATTCACTAATTACGGTACGGGACATTTATTCACTAGAACAAACGCTATAGATACTCTCCTCACAGATCCCACGTACTACTTTGAACCAGAAGATCCTAAAGCCTATGATTTCAAAGTATTTGTAAGATACGATGAGCAATACAAACCAACCGAAGACTTCTTATTACTTTTATATGACGATAAAAATATGTATTTATCCGAAAAACCCGTAACTTTAGAGTACGATTCAAGAGGTAACCTAATATACGCAGAATCTGAATTGTTCCCAGTCGAAAACGACGAAGTAAACATAAACGATACAACTTACACATTAATACGCCCTACTGAGAGTTTAGGAACCACTGGTAGTGATTCTATAATAGCCATTGAGAAAAACGGAGGAATCAGATACGCGTATTTTTATTCTCCGGTTGATCCACTTACCTCTACAAATTCAGCATTTTACAACTCTGTGTTGAGACAAAATTATTTAAAATCTTTAAATTTGGTATTGCAAGATCAAAACTTTCGTCTCTCTAGTTCAACAATATTCAAAAAGTTCTCAGAAGCCTATAGAGTTTACGATACATCGGTGAAGGTTATAGTTGATGGAGAAAGAGAGATATACAAAACAGTTGTGGTGAACACGCTAACTAACAAAGAATTGGTTGAAAGAGACTCAGCCTTTTGGGATTACAATGAGAATGGAGAATTGTACAGATTAATAGGATACAAAGACTATATAGGTGGGGAAAACTTTGCAAAAATAATAACCGATCCACGAATTTCTGGACCTTTTTTTAAAATTTTTGGATGGACTTTTGCCTACGCAGGTTTAAGTGTTCTTCTCACTTTCGTAGTCGGACTCGCATTCGCCCTAGTGCTAAACGATGCAAACCTTAAAGGAAAGGTAGTGTACCGAACTTTACTGATAATCCCTTGGGCGATACCTGCCTTTATTTCGGTTTTGGTTTGGAGAAATGGGTTTTTTAATGAAACGTACGGGATCATCAACAGATTCATACTGGGAAACTTAGGGATAGAACCCGTAAAATGGTTGAACGATCCATTTTGGGCAAAAGTGGCAATATTGATAACGAATACATGGCTGGGATTTCCTTACATGATGACTATAAGTCTTGGTGCTTTACAAAGTATTCCAGGTGAACTATACGAAGCAGCTGTTATAGATGGAGCGACCAGATGGAAACAGTTCAGGCAGATAACGTTACCGCTTTTGATGGTAGCTGTTGCTCCATTACTGGTTATGAGTTTTGCCTTCAATTTTAACAATTTTACATTAATCTATCTACTTACAGGCGGTGGACCAGCAATGGCGGGAACTAACACCCCTGCAGGTTCAACAGACATTTTGATCTCATATGTGTATAAACTAGCTTTTGAAGGTTCACAAGGTCAAGATTTTGGTTTCGCTTCCGCTATTTCGATGATCATATTTGCAATAATAGCAGTGTTTAGCTACTTTAACTTTAGATTCTCGGGTTCTTTTGAAGAGGTGAGTAGATAA
- a CDS encoding ABC transporter permease subunit yields the protein MIEKKNYTLRHIILIICIVVILFPLVWLISTSIRRDNAAFSPKLFSNRLTVNNYKDLILQTPNVPELINELNSLSSYIGEYSGLSTSEAQNKATKFLTSLEEYFAETQNNFEDLENSYDEIFTIYETQYKDQFYNDINKIRNEDYQTFQEELTTILSLSQSMGINVDTTQLQTLLGEYFTQRKEIITNLENSSLNKDSEYYIETVNTILQIPLKTSAWKVRTYRRWVKEEPEAGRFEESILSLSERWDSIETEIENIQNSIQIQSNELYGESISQVSQLEAELNDINSQISQITSQQALLEGQNSEIYNSLSALFDIFIVEKERLYAAYNILSGQDLTNVEGKTPLFGEDKSFYDNVQKFSQILPLALEDLNSIEMFIENGFVETLELFTEVYQFLNDNFTKIYAIKDSTSILPSYQAAKSSTLKLSENIDELLPLTSQYSSNTQQLAQYSAQLNTLREQKNEIQNTLTQIKQENEEILSNLEKIQNLPFLLVYMESANQEITNNFESVNYASFMSSNYYPYFTPDRDRYVLMNWYNNLLESKQRFDQGREKLTVIQNQMEENLNIFNTNLSEYLTLNQGGNVTTIEPLSEIETLYNTQYGKASADIARASRIVSDLSNYTDYSELKSKLRSIDKDLYLLQEDWSAKVRKPFMRWLLNSIIVAGITSVLTVLITSVAAYPFSRMRFVGRKQGLFFLMIIQMFPGVMFMIAIYGILKFMGDYFGVFGLDSLDGLIFAYMGGIAYNMWLFKGYYDTIPDSLEESAMIDGATRFQTFWRIVLPLSLPIIAVVMILTFMNIFNEFVMARIVLQSEANYTYAVGLQTFSTGPYETEWGLFTAASLLGAVPMIILFLSLQKWIIGGLTQGSVKG from the coding sequence ATGATCGAAAAGAAAAATTACACTTTAAGGCATATAATACTAATAATCTGTATCGTTGTAATACTCTTTCCTCTTGTATGGTTGATCTCTACATCTATAAGAAGAGATAACGCTGCCTTTTCACCAAAACTGTTTTCGAACAGATTGACTGTAAATAATTATAAAGATTTAATACTTCAAACTCCAAATGTACCGGAGTTAATAAACGAACTCAATTCTCTAAGTTCGTACATCGGAGAATACAGCGGATTATCTACATCAGAAGCACAGAACAAAGCAACGAAGTTTTTAACCAGTTTGGAAGAATATTTTGCCGAAACCCAAAACAACTTCGAAGATTTGGAAAATTCGTATGATGAGATATTCACAATTTATGAAACTCAGTATAAAGATCAGTTTTATAACGATATCAACAAAATAAGGAATGAAGATTATCAAACCTTCCAAGAAGAGTTAACCACAATATTAAGTCTATCCCAAAGCATGGGTATAAACGTTGACACTACACAATTGCAAACATTGTTAGGTGAGTATTTTACTCAGAGAAAAGAAATAATAACTAACTTGGAAAATAGTTCTTTGAATAAAGATAGTGAATACTATATAGAAACAGTAAATACGATACTACAAATACCACTGAAAACTTCTGCCTGGAAGGTAAGGACGTACAGGAGATGGGTGAAGGAAGAGCCCGAAGCAGGAAGGTTTGAGGAAAGCATTTTATCGTTGTCTGAAAGATGGGATTCAATTGAAACAGAAATAGAAAATATCCAAAATAGTATTCAAATACAGTCTAACGAATTATACGGTGAGTCAATAAGTCAAGTATCTCAATTAGAAGCAGAATTGAACGATATAAACTCACAAATATCCCAAATTACTTCACAACAGGCCCTTTTAGAAGGGCAAAACAGTGAAATATACAACAGCCTATCTGCCCTTTTTGATATATTCATAGTCGAAAAAGAACGATTATATGCTGCCTATAACATATTAAGTGGACAAGACCTTACGAATGTAGAAGGAAAGACACCGTTATTTGGGGAAGATAAATCTTTTTACGATAACGTTCAAAAATTTTCCCAGATTCTTCCTCTTGCTTTAGAGGATTTAAATTCTATAGAGATGTTCATAGAAAATGGATTTGTAGAAACGCTCGAGCTTTTTACTGAAGTCTATCAATTTTTAAACGATAACTTTACAAAAATATACGCCATAAAAGATTCAACATCAATTTTACCGAGCTATCAAGCGGCAAAAAGCTCAACTTTAAAACTTTCTGAAAACATAGATGAATTGCTACCATTAACATCACAATACAGTTCAAATACTCAGCAATTAGCTCAATACAGTGCTCAGTTAAATACTTTAAGAGAACAAAAGAATGAAATTCAAAACACGCTTACACAGATCAAACAAGAAAATGAAGAAATCTTAAGTAACTTAGAAAAGATACAAAACCTTCCTTTTTTGTTAGTTTATATGGAAAGTGCCAATCAAGAAATAACTAACAACTTTGAATCAGTGAACTATGCATCTTTTATGAGTTCTAATTATTATCCGTATTTTACGCCCGATCGTGACAGATACGTATTAATGAATTGGTATAACAATCTGTTGGAATCAAAACAAAGATTCGATCAGGGAAGAGAAAAGTTAACGGTTATCCAAAATCAAATGGAAGAAAACCTTAATATATTCAATACCAATCTCAGTGAATATCTCACTTTGAATCAAGGCGGTAACGTGACTACTATTGAACCACTTTCTGAGATTGAAACACTATATAATACACAATACGGGAAAGCTTCAGCCGATATAGCCCGCGCCTCAAGGATAGTTAGCGATCTATCAAATTACACAGATTACTCAGAGTTAAAGTCAAAACTTAGGAGTATTGATAAAGATCTTTACTTGTTGCAAGAAGACTGGTCGGCAAAAGTAAGAAAACCTTTCATGCGTTGGCTTCTAAATTCCATAATCGTAGCTGGTATAACCTCAGTATTGACGGTTCTAATAACGTCGGTTGCGGCCTATCCGTTCTCAAGGATGAGATTTGTAGGAAGAAAGCAAGGATTATTCTTCTTGATGATAATTCAGATGTTCCCAGGAGTAATGTTTATGATTGCAATTTACGGCATATTGAAATTTATGGGAGATTACTTTGGAGTATTTGGTTTGGATTCCTTGGATGGATTGATCTTTGCATACATGGGAGGAATCGCATACAACATGTGGTTGTTCAAAGGTTACTACGACACCATTCCAGACTCTTTGGAAGAATCTGCAATGATAGATGGCGCTACAAGGTTCCAAACCTTTTGGAGGATCGTTTTGCCTCTATCTTTACCAATAATAGCAGTTGTTATGATACTTACCTTCATGAACATATTCAACGAGTTTGTCATGGCAAGGATAGTATTACAAAGCGAAGCGAATTATACCTATGCCGTTGGATTACAAACATTCTCGACAGGACCTTACGAAACAGAGTGGGGATTGTTCACCGCAGCCTCGCTATTGGGTGCAGTCCCAATGATCATTCTATTTTTGTCTCTCCAAAAATGGATAATAGGAGGATTAACACAAGGTTCTGTGAAGGGTTAA
- a CDS encoding ABC transporter substrate-binding protein, which yields MKKVFIVLMVTLMGIFAFTQVKNPDLIFDATIGEPDTLDPHHLQDSASSEVIINVYDFLIAYDGESLSKFVPMLSTVVPSVENGYLRDGGTTYVFPIREGVKFHNGNDLTPEDVEYSFERGLLYDPPGGPMWRLFEAMFGVTSIRTLVEEYVGASWDTIFDDDMNPTTPEYEEALANFYYDVIDPAVEVHGNEVHFHLVRPWAPFLNLIASSWGYNGAILDKEYSIELGIWDGNAEGWWKYHGWRKEQSPYADHTMGTGPYKLVEWDHAQQRVTLERNDDYWRGPAPIRRVVIQGIDEWSTRRAMLEAGDADIVDVPAQYLDVVKQMEGITVLEGLPINQIDYLDFTWQVNPESPYIGSGQLDGNGIPPDFFADRDVRLGFAHAFDYEGMINEVLNGLGQRVPTALPRGFLGFDETLPLYEFDLQKAEDYFKRAYNGRLWQTGFKMSILYNIGNDVRRVAGEILRDNLAKMNPRFQVEVRGVQWPTYLDERENRMLPAYSLGWLGGGVPDPHYFISPFYHSEGNLGGMRGDNYAEFASLPRPEFGGRSLNKMIEDASLESDPVKREQMYIDIQEFVYEYAIILPFHQPQELKVYRSWLKGYIHNPSMSGDYYYNYTKAE from the coding sequence ATGAAAAAAGTTTTTATTGTTCTTATGGTTACTTTGATGGGGATTTTTGCGTTTACTCAAGTTAAGAATCCTGATTTGATCTTCGATGCTACTATTGGCGAGCCAGATACTTTGGACCCCCACCATCTTCAAGACAGTGCAAGTAGTGAAGTTATTATTAATGTTTATGACTTCTTAATAGCATACGATGGTGAGAGTTTATCTAAGTTTGTTCCTATGCTTTCAACAGTTGTTCCTTCTGTTGAAAATGGTTATTTGAGAGATGGTGGAACAACATATGTCTTTCCAATAAGAGAAGGAGTTAAGTTCCACAACGGTAACGATTTAACACCTGAAGATGTCGAATATAGTTTTGAAAGGGGACTGTTATACGATCCTCCTGGAGGGCCAATGTGGAGGTTGTTTGAGGCTATGTTTGGTGTTACCAGTATAAGAACATTGGTGGAAGAATACGTAGGTGCTTCATGGGATACTATATTTGATGATGATATGAATCCAACAACTCCTGAATATGAAGAAGCTTTGGCTAATTTTTACTACGATGTGATAGATCCTGCAGTAGAAGTTCACGGTAACGAAGTTCACTTCCATTTAGTAAGACCATGGGCTCCATTCTTAAACCTGATAGCAAGTAGCTGGGGTTATAATGGCGCAATATTAGACAAAGAATATTCCATAGAATTAGGCATATGGGATGGAAATGCAGAAGGCTGGTGGAAATACCATGGCTGGAGAAAAGAACAATCTCCCTACGCAGACCATACGATGGGAACGGGTCCGTATAAATTGGTAGAATGGGACCACGCTCAACAAAGGGTAACACTCGAAAGGAACGATGATTACTGGAGAGGTCCAGCCCCAATAAGAAGAGTAGTTATTCAAGGTATAGACGAATGGTCAACAAGAAGAGCTATGCTTGAAGCGGGAGATGCTGATATAGTTGATGTTCCTGCTCAATATTTAGATGTTGTAAAACAAATGGAAGGGATAACAGTTTTGGAGGGATTACCTATAAATCAAATTGACTATTTAGACTTCACCTGGCAAGTTAACCCTGAGTCACCATACATTGGTTCAGGTCAATTGGATGGGAACGGAATTCCACCAGACTTTTTTGCAGATCGGGATGTAAGATTAGGTTTTGCGCATGCCTTTGATTATGAAGGGATGATAAATGAAGTTTTGAACGGTTTGGGTCAAAGAGTTCCTACCGCTTTACCTCGCGGATTTTTAGGTTTTGATGAAACTCTTCCGTTATATGAATTTGACCTTCAAAAGGCTGAAGACTATTTCAAGCGTGCTTATAATGGTAGATTATGGCAAACTGGTTTCAAAATGTCTATTCTTTACAATATAGGAAACGATGTAAGGAGAGTAGCTGGAGAAATATTAAGGGATAATCTAGCAAAGATGAATCCTAGATTCCAAGTTGAAGTTAGAGGAGTTCAATGGCCAACTTACTTAGATGAAAGAGAGAATAGGATGCTTCCAGCTTATTCCTTAGGTTGGCTGGGAGGCGGTGTTCCAGATCCACATTACTTTATTTCCCCATTTTACCACAGTGAAGGTAATCTCGGAGGAATGAGGGGCGATAATTATGCGGAATTTGCAAGTTTACCAAGGCCAGAGTTTGGTGGGAGATCATTGAATAAAATGATAGAGGATGCCTCTCTTGAATCTGATCCTGTGAAAAGGGAGCAAATGTACATAGACATTCAAGAGTTTGTCTATGAGTACGCAATTATTTTACCCTTTCATCAACCTCAGGAGTTGAAAGTCTATCGGTCTTGGTTAAAAGGTTATATACACAATCCAAGTATGTCCGGTGATTATTATTATAACTACACTAAGGCGGAATAA
- a CDS encoding nucleoside kinase, producing the protein MNFQLTDVESGHVYYADKDTKFIDIAKEFEKSTGKKVLYVKFNNDIKELFSRVPKSGSIQFCDITTPDGVRIYRRGLFFVLYIALKEINPEDKFYVNNTLNDAMYCEFKSGEPSEDYLMLLENKMREIVEKNIVFEKKTIDKFDAIKMFKEIGEEDKALLFKYRKKSTVNIYYAGKYFNYFYGYLPYSTGYVNKFKLKKVEKGFVIIHPTNRFPNDVPDYSYSPKLFATFEEYKNWLDIMEIKTVGELNSIISQGAERVRDIIRVAEVLHEKKYTQIADEIVNRKNIRLITIAGPSSSGKTTSAKRIALHLKVHGLRPVPISLDDFFLEREKTPRDENGNYDFESINALDLELFNNTMVDLIKGKEVTLPKFDFKTGKRFWRDETLKIKENQPIIIEGIHGLNELLTASISKEQKFKIYVSSLTQMNLDSMDRIPTTDTRLIRRLVRDYYFRGYSAEDTLKIWPSVVKGEHKNIFPFQDEADIMFNSHLVYELSVLKLFAEPLLLPIDNSHPEYTEAKRLLRFLDYFLPITELDEIPKTSIIREFIGKSAFRY; encoded by the coding sequence ATGAATTTTCAACTGACAGATGTTGAATCCGGACACGTATACTATGCAGATAAAGACACCAAATTCATTGACATAGCAAAAGAATTCGAGAAATCTACCGGGAAAAAGGTTTTATACGTAAAATTCAACAATGACATTAAGGAATTGTTCAGCAGAGTGCCTAAAAGTGGAAGTATACAATTTTGCGATATTACAACGCCAGATGGTGTGCGTATTTATAGGCGAGGGCTTTTCTTTGTTTTGTACATTGCACTGAAAGAAATCAATCCAGAAGATAAGTTCTATGTAAATAACACTCTCAACGATGCCATGTATTGCGAATTTAAATCTGGTGAACCATCGGAAGACTATTTAATGTTACTCGAAAATAAGATGAGAGAGATCGTTGAAAAAAACATAGTATTTGAAAAGAAAACCATCGATAAATTCGATGCTATAAAAATGTTTAAGGAGATAGGAGAAGAAGATAAAGCCTTACTTTTCAAATACCGAAAGAAAAGTACCGTTAATATATATTATGCTGGTAAATATTTTAACTATTTTTATGGATATCTTCCTTATTCAACAGGGTACGTCAATAAATTCAAATTAAAAAAGGTAGAAAAGGGGTTCGTCATAATTCATCCAACAAATCGTTTCCCCAACGATGTTCCAGATTATAGTTATTCACCAAAGTTATTTGCAACTTTCGAAGAATACAAAAATTGGTTAGATATTATGGAAATAAAAACTGTTGGAGAATTAAACTCCATAATCTCTCAAGGTGCCGAAAGAGTAAGAGATATCATTAGGGTAGCAGAAGTTTTACACGAAAAAAAATATACACAGATAGCTGATGAAATAGTAAATAGAAAAAATATAAGATTGATAACGATAGCTGGACCTTCTTCTTCTGGGAAAACCACAAGTGCCAAAAGAATCGCATTACATCTTAAAGTGCATGGGTTAAGACCTGTTCCAATATCTTTGGATGACTTTTTCTTAGAAAGAGAGAAGACACCGCGGGATGAAAACGGTAATTACGACTTTGAAAGCATAAATGCGTTAGACTTAGAATTGTTTAATAACACAATGGTTGATCTGATAAAGGGAAAAGAAGTCACTCTCCCAAAATTTGACTTCAAAACTGGTAAAAGATTTTGGCGAGATGAAACTTTGAAAATAAAAGAAAATCAACCTATTATTATAGAAGGGATCCATGGTTTAAACGAACTGTTAACCGCTTCTATTTCAAAAGAACAAAAGTTCAAAATCTATGTTAGTTCTTTAACTCAAATGAATTTAGACAGTATGGATAGAATTCCTACAACGGATACTAGACTTATAAGAAGGTTAGTGAGGGATTATTACTTTAGAGGTTATTCCGCCGAAGATACGTTAAAAATTTGGCCTTCGGTTGTAAAAGGTGAACATAAGAACATATTTCCTTTCCAAGATGAAGCAGACATTATGTTCAATTCACACCTAGTTTATGAGCTGTCGGTTTTGAAGTTATTTGCCGAGCCTTTATTACTCCCTATTGATAACTCTCATCCTGAATATACAGAAGCTAAAAGGTTACTGAGATTTTTGGATTACTTTCTTCCCATCACAGAACTCGATGAAATACCCAAAACTTCAATAATAAGAGAATTTATTGGCAAAAGTGCTTTTAGATATTGA